ACTTTATTATCTACACCAAATAAATAGCActtttgataataaaatatttgaagaGTTACACATTAAAAAGTTGCAGAACCATATAGATGATATTGTCACTAAAAAGTTAAAggtaattataaataaacaaggagaaaataatatcaatGTTGTTAAAGAATTACAAACTACCAAAGAGAGATATCACATGAACAATTTGCATGCTATCTCGTTCGATGATATGGAAACTGGCGAAAAAATAACCGAAAATTTCAccagaaaaataaatcaaaacgAAGATGATAATATGAATTACGAGAATTTACACAGCAGCTTATCCAAAAAAAGCGAAAACATAaatgaaagaaataatatgaatttaaaaatacaacatgatgaaaataatattaatacatttatttcactatttaatatatatagtaaaaatttgaataataaaaaaataatttatatgcttttacaaattttaaataaatacaatataGAAAACAAACCAGAGAAAccagaaatatatataaatttattaaattcatttgcaaaaatgaaatatagaAATTTATTACTTATAGAAACATGTCTAAAAAAAGTTACTGAAAATTTAAACGGTTTACATTTCTTTGATTGCATAAATTTGCTAATATCATTATCAAGgctaaatatatttggtataaatttaaatgtatATGATGATATTCCATtgtctttaaaaaataaggatGGTAtgttgaatataaaaacaccatatgaaaatgaaaaactccttttcataaatgaatgtaatgataataatttaaaaaattgtaatcaAATAAGCATGGttaacaatttaaaatctatcttgaaaaaaataaatgaaaatttgtctaattttattttcaccccaagttataaaataattaacattattccaaatatattaaacagctatattatattaggctttgataaaatacactttaaaaatataaataaaatgctaGAGTcttttcatcattatatatttaattattttgaagAAAAACACTccgaaaatattaatatgagttattataataataaatatgatatcgATAATTTCAATGAATATTGTTCAACGGATATAAGTAATAGCATGGGTAGTCCAAGTGTAAAAAACCATTATTGGTATTTCAGTGAGCAAAACAATGTAATactaacaaaaaaaaattctaaTATATCACTTCATATTCCCATTCATTCGATATATCAgctgtatatatttaatgtttattttaatatatatataaaatatttatatcaatattatataaacaaagaCATATCTATGCCTGTTGAAACTCATTCCATGAATAACAACGAAGCAATAAATTGCATAAAAAACCCATTGcactatttaaataattcaagaatttacataaatgatgataaaacaaaaactaataaaaaaaaaagttacgatttttttaaaatacacAATATTTTAAGTGAAAAAAGTATACACATACTAaataacataatttatttcgttaaatatataaacaacttttataataaaagcacatatgaaaaatataatttttatatgcaatTTTTGATTCATACTCCAGAAAAAGAGACTAAAAATGAACAGCTAGTTGAATACGCAAAAGAGTGTCATATTAttgataaaagaaataattcGTCAATTCATTCATCGAGTTTCCACAGGGATGTTTTCTCAACATTTCGGTTGTTAGGGATAAACGATATGGAGTGCGAGGTAATGCTATGTGAATTTTGGAAAACgtacatgtatatatagagaGAGATAATTCGATGCATAACTACAATATACCCTTATATTGGTTTCTCAATAAACATGCTTCAtcgttttatttattctctttattattgctttttttaaattttttttgaaggTCCCATTTCTTGATGGAATTTATACCGTCGACATTGTTATACAAAATTCggtaatataaaaattacaatGAATCTATATTAGTGAgcaacataataataactttCTTTCAGTCATTCGTATACATTAAGTATTATCCTAtactattaatttttttatcggattttttattttttagataTGTGTCGAGATCAATGGAAACAACCATTATTACTACGACAGAAACATGAAGAGATCATGTCAAAACATTGATTGCCTAAatctaataaaatattacttgctatgcaaaaaatataaactaaTTTTAATTCCATACTTAGAATGGAataagttaaaaaataatgaagagaaaaaagaatatttgaaaaataaaatggaatCATAAAGACATTATAAGAAACACTTACAATGTTCATTTTGTGCAAATGAttagttatatattaatatctaTGC
This genomic interval from Plasmodium chabaudi chabaudi strain AS genome assembly, chromosome: 11 contains the following:
- a CDS encoding RAP protein, putative, which translates into the protein MNILISKNRIITDLIKFERKIKCNVRLYNNKKTKCAGDNKKYNNFLKNICNKNVIRNLDSVNIIENLKYVTEYNVNEDIIKNYINRVKTLKEQWGLNKIYFIFKTLIKYKLYDAALLSRLENIINDIEVPNEDMKKEKIDCFENVYIIRISYILYSFHYFNHTNEQLVNKLINILNIKIGYIIYHNDYFNRFIFNTFKDFNEKHENIKQENNDSSGKDIDTVQKCINDDSKKCNESHGYGILGNSFKFNGLKKEIYEIKELTLDSNKHVDVYIRNVTFNEIYFIISLLKKINYTSNKQFLNKLKLIYYFNCIDIEKPTENDCKYITLLFHLIYEPGDKYLYNIMKLFLLRHNNVSNIHDLVLIMMTIYYTGVNNSKSSNANNIDCFKEDINNISHQYESAHSKLFDDIDIIIDQMHTVSKEKTKKLKFILNYISEHRNDITNKDIPDIICERIFNLLNYEYYKSKSFCYDFESKNKEKRISENIENEQNEENNLEKNRPRSYSSDFYKTKSSDLQSISEFIKICNYMSKDVDALYYLYLKNNIEFFNMETIINVMKMYVFVYNINNDLNKNYHKNKHKDLIYSNMILDNLNNLTNIIVQIIIMNSLHRLYSSCSLKNLASILYYLHQINSTFDNKIFEELHIKKLQNHIDDIVTKKLKVIINKQGENNINVVKELQTTKERYHMNNLHAISFDDMETGEKITENFTRKINQNEDDNMNYENLHSSLSKKSENINERNNMNLKIQHDENNINTFISLFNIYSKNLNNKKIIYMLLQILNKYNIENKPEKPEIYINLLNSFAKMKYRNLLLIETCLKKVTENLNGLHFFDCINLLISLSRLNIFGINLNVYDDIPLSLKNKDGMLNIKTPYENEKLLFINECNDNNLKNCNQISMVNNLKSILKKINENLSNFIFTPSYKIINIIPNILNSYIILGFDKIHFKNINKMLESFHHYIFNYFEEKHSENINMSYYNNKYDIDNFNEYCSTDISNSMGSPSVKNHYWYFSEQNNVILTKKNSNISLHIPIHSIYQLYIFNVYFNIYIKYLYQYYINKDISMPVETHSMNNNEAINCIKNPLHYLNNSRIYINDDKTKTNKKKSYDFFKIHNILSEKSIHILNNIIYFVKYINNFYNKSTYEKYNFYMQFLIHTPEKETKNEQLVEYAKECHIIDKRNNSSIHSSSFHRDVFSTFRLLGINDMECEVPFLDGIYTVDIVIQNSICVEINGNNHYYYDRNMKRSCQNIDCLNLIKYYLLCKKYKLILIPYLEWNKLKNNEEKKEYLKNKMES